A genomic stretch from Candidatus Brocadiaceae bacterium includes:
- a CDS encoding ammonium transporter — protein sequence MIAKRYLRLYVILCIGLLCIPFITGANVSSGSETTNSNQSLEQPWVMTKGMAGSPNDVDSWVHDDITTSVPSELPAIDLVSGAEPSVAAKHGEAVHTAVEELLDIARYTKSIHVLAMLMVGFGFLMVFVKRYGWGSVTATYIAVSFVLPYYMFLKTQGFCGEPAELKVDRFILAEFCAASMLIAMGAFLGRLKLSQYIVAAVIFVPAYVLNEWIMLENGMGLIPKGALIDTGGSIVIHQFGAYFGLGVIVRMTTSEDFKKSIESDKISNQFSMLGSMVLWIFWPSFCSAPAPLELMTTAAVNTVLSLCGATLSTWIATTIIRKKVVIEDMANAALAGGVAIGSACAYTTPMASVLLGFVAGIISVIGFAFIQPRVQKVLKGIDTCGVHNLHGMPGILGGLAAIFIAKGAVPGLQIKAVFVTFVLAWITGLAAGTVISLFGHRKDSYNDAEEFVLEEH from the coding sequence GTGATAGCAAAAAGGTATTTAAGATTGTATGTTATTTTATGCATTGGTCTTTTGTGTATTCCATTCATTACGGGAGCAAATGTAAGCTCCGGTAGTGAAACTACTAACAGTAATCAATCTTTGGAGCAACCGTGGGTGATGACAAAGGGCATGGCCGGTTCGCCAAATGACGTCGATTCCTGGGTGCATGATGATATTACAACAAGTGTGCCGTCAGAGCTACCGGCGATAGATCTTGTTTCTGGTGCGGAGCCATCTGTGGCTGCTAAACATGGAGAAGCAGTTCATACTGCCGTAGAGGAATTACTTGATATCGCCAGATACACGAAGTCTATCCATGTATTGGCCATGTTGATGGTCGGTTTCGGATTTTTGATGGTCTTTGTCAAGAGATACGGATGGGGTTCAGTAACTGCAACGTATATTGCAGTTAGTTTTGTTCTTCCCTATTATATGTTCCTGAAAACACAAGGATTTTGCGGTGAACCCGCGGAGTTGAAGGTGGACCGTTTTATACTGGCGGAATTTTGCGCTGCAAGTATGCTGATTGCCATGGGGGCGTTTTTGGGTAGATTAAAGCTGTCCCAATACATCGTTGCGGCAGTGATTTTTGTTCCTGCTTATGTGTTGAATGAATGGATCATGCTTGAAAACGGTATGGGCCTTATTCCAAAGGGGGCCTTAATAGATACGGGCGGGTCTATCGTCATCCATCAGTTTGGCGCATACTTCGGATTGGGCGTGATTGTCAGAATGACCACGAGTGAGGATTTCAAGAAAAGTATTGAATCGGATAAGATCAGCAATCAATTTTCCATGCTTGGGAGTATGGTATTGTGGATCTTCTGGCCATCATTTTGTTCTGCGCCTGCACCGTTGGAACTTATGACGACAGCGGCAGTCAACACAGTTCTTTCTTTATGTGGTGCAACATTATCCACATGGATAGCTACAACCATTATTAGAAAGAAAGTTGTTATTGAAGACATGGCGAATGCTGCTTTAGCCGGTGGTGTCGCAATAGGTTCTGCATGCGCATATACGACACCAATGGCTTCCGTGTTATTAGGTTTCGTTGCAGGTATTATAAGCGTTATCGGTTTTGCTTTTATCCAACCTCGCGTTCAAAAGGTATTAAAAGGTATTGACACCTGTGGTGTGCATAACCTTCACGGAATGCCCGGTATTTTAGGTGGATTGGCAGCTATCTTTATTGCAAAAGGCGCCGTACCAGGACTGCAAATCAAGGCGGTATTCGTGACCTTTGTTCTTGCATGGATTACCGGACTTGCTGCTGGAACGGTTATTTCCTTGTTTGGACACAGAAAAGATTCTTATAATGACGCTGAAGAATTTGTTTTGGAAGAACACTAA
- the trxA gene encoding thioredoxin — protein MSEDVLVITDANFEEEVTKANIPVLVDFWATWCGPCKQLAPVIQELAKEYAGKAKIGKLDTEENSSIPTKFGITAIPTVIIFKNGKEVSKMVGVKSKKDLKAALDAQL, from the coding sequence ATGTCTGAAGATGTGCTTGTGATTACTGACGCAAATTTTGAAGAAGAGGTAACGAAAGCAAACATTCCTGTATTGGTGGACTTTTGGGCGACGTGGTGTGGACCCTGCAAACAATTAGCGCCTGTTATTCAGGAATTAGCCAAGGAATATGCCGGAAAAGCAAAGATTGGAAAGCTTGATACGGAAGAAAACAGCAGTATACCCACCAAGTTTGGCATTACGGCAATACCAACCGTTATCATATTTAAAAATGGCAAGGAAGTGAGTAAGATGGTAGGCGTAAAATCGAAGAAAGATTTAAAAGCGGCATTAGATGCCCAATTATAA
- the guaA gene encoding glutamine-hydrolyzing GMP synthase, whose amino-acid sequence MKEANNEKIIILDFGSQYAQLIARRVRENNVLSEIVSHKITVDEIRQMKPKGIILSGGPANVYEKNAPRCDQGIVHLEIPILGICYGMQLGCQMLGAIVNPTSTREYGRTGCIVDTESKLFESLPSDSTVWMSHGDMVTELPGEFKSLAWTPSCAFAAVQYKRGSFYGVQFHPEVSHTAYGKQILRNFIYEICGCVGDWKMHSYIKKTIEDIRGQVGNGRVVCGLSGGVDSAVTAALIHKAIGNRLSCIFVDNGLLRDFEAEEVVATFREHFTVDLHAIDARGRFLIKLKGEIDPERKRKIIGHEFIEVFKEEAKNISQAKFLAQGTLYPDVIESIPAHGGPTATIKSHHNVGGLPEELGFELVEPLRLLFKDEVREIGKELGLPNELVWRHPFPGPGLAIRIIGEVTEQCLQVLRMADKILIDEIRSAALYSTIGQAFAVLLPLNTVGVMGDERSYENVIAIRAVDTSDYMTADWSRIPHDILAKISNRIINEIKGVNRVVYDISTKPPSTIEWE is encoded by the coding sequence ATGAAAGAAGCAAATAATGAAAAAATAATAATCCTGGATTTTGGTTCTCAATATGCTCAGCTTATTGCACGGCGGGTGAGGGAAAATAACGTTTTAAGCGAAATTGTTTCACACAAAATTACTGTAGATGAAATACGCCAGATGAAACCAAAAGGCATTATTCTGAGTGGCGGACCTGCCAATGTATATGAAAAAAATGCTCCACGTTGTGATCAGGGAATTGTGCATCTGGAAATACCAATATTAGGCATCTGCTACGGAATGCAATTGGGATGTCAGATGCTGGGGGCCATCGTTAATCCGACATCGACACGGGAATACGGAAGAACTGGCTGTATTGTTGACACTGAAAGCAAATTATTTGAGTCCCTTCCCAGTGATTCTACCGTATGGATGAGCCATGGTGATATGGTAACGGAATTGCCCGGAGAGTTTAAATCTCTGGCCTGGACCCCAAGTTGTGCTTTCGCTGCAGTGCAATATAAAAGGGGTTCATTTTATGGTGTGCAATTTCATCCGGAGGTATCACATACCGCGTACGGCAAACAAATACTACGGAACTTCATTTATGAAATATGCGGATGTGTCGGTGATTGGAAAATGCATTCTTACATAAAAAAAACAATAGAGGATATCCGCGGACAGGTAGGGAACGGGCGGGTTGTCTGCGGTCTTTCAGGGGGAGTGGATTCCGCGGTGACAGCAGCCCTTATCCATAAAGCTATCGGAAACCGTCTCTCGTGCATTTTTGTTGATAACGGTCTTTTAAGAGATTTTGAGGCTGAAGAGGTCGTTGCCACATTCAGGGAACATTTCACGGTTGATTTGCATGCCATTGATGCCCGCGGCAGGTTTTTGATAAAATTGAAAGGCGAGATCGATCCGGAAAGGAAACGCAAAATTATTGGCCATGAATTTATCGAGGTATTTAAAGAAGAGGCCAAAAACATATCTCAGGCGAAATTCCTTGCGCAGGGGACATTATATCCTGATGTTATAGAAAGTATTCCTGCCCATGGTGGCCCTACGGCAACGATAAAAAGCCACCATAATGTGGGAGGACTGCCGGAAGAATTGGGCTTTGAACTGGTGGAGCCACTACGTCTGCTCTTTAAGGACGAAGTGCGTGAAATTGGAAAAGAACTCGGGCTCCCCAACGAACTGGTATGGAGACATCCCTTTCCTGGTCCCGGGCTTGCAATACGAATTATTGGTGAAGTAACGGAACAATGCCTTCAGGTACTGCGCATGGCAGATAAAATTCTTATTGACGAAATACGTTCAGCGGCGTTGTACTCCACTATCGGACAAGCCTTTGCCGTACTACTCCCGTTAAACACTGTCGGGGTCATGGGTGACGAAAGGAGTTACGAAAATGTCATTGCCATTCGCGCGGTAGATACATCAGATTACATGACTGCCGACTGGTCTCGTATTCCGCATGACATATTGGCAAAAATATCCAACCGTATTATTAATGAGATCAAGGGGGTGAATCGCGTGGTTTACGATATCAGTACAAAACCACCGAGTACGATTGAATGGGAATAA
- a CDS encoding TMEM165/GDT1 family protein, protein MDWKIFFTAFVSIFLAELGDKTQIASILLASKTHKPVAVFFGSMIAFAVVTLIAVAAGTVITKFISPSFIKSGSAVAFILVGILILIGKI, encoded by the coding sequence ATGGACTGGAAGATTTTTTTTACTGCTTTCGTCTCCATTTTTTTAGCTGAACTTGGAGATAAGACACAAATAGCATCGATTCTTCTTGCGAGTAAAACCCACAAACCGGTGGCAGTATTTTTCGGCTCTATGATTGCCTTTGCTGTTGTTACGCTGATTGCCGTTGCCGCTGGCACGGTCATAACAAAATTCATTTCTCCCTCTTTTATTAAATCAGGGTCTGCTGTAGCTTTTATTCTCGTTGGCATCCTGATCCTTATTGGCAAAATTTGA
- a CDS encoding TIGR04076 family protein: MQCKRSSYKVFASVIKKGTCSYYKEGDSFPLTGFTPKGLCDSAYAVLSRDALALRYGAALPWQTSEHTVTTHCPDPTGAVWELKRIPREATDAEPMH; this comes from the coding sequence GTGCAATGTAAGCGTTCCAGTTATAAGGTATTTGCATCAGTCATAAAAAAAGGGACTTGTAGTTATTATAAAGAAGGAGACTCCTTTCCGTTAACAGGGTTTACTCCGAAAGGGTTGTGCGATAGCGCTTACGCCGTGCTTTCCAGAGACGCACTGGCTCTCCGTTACGGAGCGGCGCTTCCCTGGCAAACGAGTGAACATACCGTAACAACCCATTGTCCTGACCCCACAGGCGCTGTGTGGGAATTAAAACGAATCCCTCGTGAGGCAACTGACGCTGAACCGATGCACTAA
- the bfr gene encoding bacterioferritin: MEGNPKVLEALNDVLRAELTAINQYFLHAKMTENWGYKRLYDFNEKNSIEEMKHAEIIMERMLYLDGRPEMGADKLNIGKTVQQQIENDFALEKEAIPRLQKAIKLCAEVGDAGTKNLFEGILKDEEKHASDLEEHLQLIKDMGIENYLGLQVDKGNNP; encoded by the coding sequence ATGGAAGGTAATCCAAAAGTCTTAGAAGCTTTAAATGATGTACTCAGGGCGGAATTAACTGCCATCAATCAATATTTTCTCCATGCAAAAATGACGGAAAATTGGGGATACAAGCGCTTGTATGATTTTAATGAAAAAAATTCTATTGAAGAAATGAAGCATGCGGAAATAATAATGGAACGCATGCTTTATTTGGACGGCAGACCGGAGATGGGCGCTGATAAGCTCAATATCGGAAAAACGGTTCAGCAGCAGATTGAAAATGATTTTGCATTGGAAAAGGAGGCTATTCCAAGACTGCAAAAAGCAATCAAACTGTGCGCAGAGGTAGGGGATGCCGGCACAAAAAACCTCTTTGAGGGTATCCTGAAGGATGAAGAAAAACATGCCAGTGATTTGGAAGAACATTTACAGCTTATCAAGGATATGGGCATAGAAAATTATCTGGGTTTGCAAGTAGACAAGGGAAATAATCCTTGA
- a CDS encoding cache domain-containing protein, with amino-acid sequence MKPVNRILLTLGIGFLTFMVIMGPLAWKTLGPALKAEAKNHLISVREIKKMQIQNFFYERYGDVNVLAKNPLIIQSLPRFSNAFRKDGFEGSNYKQVDTYYGPLLEHYERQYGYQNIFLIDKEGYVVFGVKSDEVLGTNLKRGEFSSFTIGEVFQAGLTNIKFSDVTWCEKSKDFIYLGASPVYDLSNNLLGVVLVEIPYSKIDHIVSQRDGLGETGEVYIVGNDNFMRSKSRFLKQNTILKLEVDTEATRDAFRGNSDIKVVKDYRNIPVLSAYTPFENLRDVNWILLVEMDEKEAFYSILILETDLIIIGTVISVIMALYLYFSLRKKRIRNIPEEIS; translated from the coding sequence TTGAAACCGGTAAACAGAATACTTTTAACGCTTGGTATAGGCTTCCTGACCTTTATGGTGATTATGGGACCCTTGGCATGGAAAACACTCGGACCTGCTCTTAAGGCTGAGGCCAAGAACCATTTGATTTCCGTTCGTGAGATAAAAAAGATGCAAATCCAGAACTTCTTTTATGAACGTTACGGGGATGTTAATGTACTCGCAAAAAATCCACTGATCATACAAAGCCTGCCGCGTTTTTCCAATGCCTTTAGAAAGGATGGTTTTGAGGGGTCAAACTACAAACAGGTAGATACCTATTATGGTCCGCTCCTTGAACATTACGAACGGCAATATGGATATCAGAACATATTTCTTATTGACAAGGAGGGATATGTCGTTTTTGGAGTAAAAAGTGACGAAGTGCTTGGTACAAATCTAAAGAGGGGGGAATTTAGTTCCTTTACCATTGGAGAAGTTTTTCAGGCGGGTCTCACGAATATTAAATTTTCTGATGTAACCTGGTGTGAAAAATCGAAGGATTTTATCTACTTGGGCGCCTCGCCCGTATATGATCTTTCCAATAATCTTTTGGGCGTTGTTCTTGTAGAAATACCCTATTCCAAGATAGATCATATCGTAAGTCAGAGAGACGGCCTTGGTGAAACAGGTGAAGTCTATATTGTCGGGAATGACAACTTCATGCGTTCCAAGTCAAGATTCCTTAAGCAAAATACGATTCTTAAGCTCGAGGTAGATACGGAAGCAACCCGAGATGCATTTCGGGGCAACAGTGACATTAAGGTCGTGAAGGACTACCGGAATATTCCTGTGTTGAGCGCTTACACACCTTTTGAAAATCTGAGGGACGTAAACTGGATACTTTTAGTAGAGATGGATGAAAAAGAGGCGTTTTACTCTATTCTTATTCTTGAAACGGACTTAATCATCATCGGTACTGTAATAAGTGTTATTATGGCTTTATATCTCTATTTTAGTTTGCGGAAAAAAAGGATAAGAAACATTCCTGAAGAAATTTCGTAG
- a CDS encoding DUF433 domain-containing protein: protein MNIIWQDYIESSPNILRGKPRIKGTRIPVSLILGYLATGYNPEQIIGEFPDLNNQQIAACLDYARELSEFEAVG, encoded by the coding sequence ATGAATATAATATGGCAAGACTATATAGAAAGCTCACCGAACATACTCCGGGGCAAACCTCGCATTAAAGGGACGAGGATTCCAGTGAGCCTTATACTTGGCTATCTGGCAACAGGGTATAACCCAGAACAGATCATTGGTGAATTTCCTGATCTTAATAATCAACAAATTGCAGCCTGCCTTGATTATGCTCGTGAGTTATCAGAATTCGAAGCGGTTGGTTGA
- the trpC gene encoding indole-3-glycerol phosphate synthase TrpC has translation MTLLNTIYKHKLCEIEERKKYIPVGFLRENIQKISETRSFEKALTTVDGDISIIAEVKKASPSSGVMRENFQPVEIACIYENSGASAISVLTDEKFFQGSLSYLADIKKTVTIPVLRKDFIVDSYQIYEARSAGADAILLIAELLSCDEIQQHINTAEELGLDCLVETHSKDELLKILQTNAKIIGINNRNLETFVTDIETTFRLRDLIPDDKIVVSESGITSREEIKRLLKKGIHAVLIGETLMKSSNVSAKLHELLGN, from the coding sequence ATGACACTTTTGAATACGATATATAAACATAAACTATGTGAAATAGAGGAAAGAAAGAAATATATTCCTGTTGGGTTTTTGAGAGAAAACATACAGAAAATCTCTGAAACCAGATCTTTTGAAAAGGCGTTAACCACTGTAGATGGGGATATCAGCATTATTGCCGAGGTAAAGAAGGCTTCTCCTTCATCAGGTGTTATGAGAGAAAATTTTCAACCGGTTGAAATTGCATGCATATATGAAAACAGCGGTGCTTCTGCTATTTCTGTTTTAACAGATGAAAAGTTCTTTCAGGGAAGCTTATCATATTTAGCTGATATAAAAAAAACGGTAACTATTCCGGTTCTCAGAAAGGATTTTATTGTTGATTCGTATCAAATTTACGAGGCGCGATCAGCAGGCGCGGATGCGATACTGCTTATTGCAGAGCTTCTCTCTTGTGATGAAATTCAGCAACATATAAATACCGCAGAAGAGCTAGGACTTGATTGTCTTGTGGAAACACATTCAAAAGATGAATTATTGAAGATCTTACAAACAAACGCGAAAATTATAGGCATAAACAACCGCAACCTGGAAACATTCGTAACTGATATTGAAACTACTTTTCGATTAAGAGATTTAATACCAGACGATAAAATCGTCGTAAGTGAGAGTGGCATTACATCAAGGGAAGAGATAAAACGATTACTAAAAAAAGGAATTCATGCAGTTCTCATTGGTGAAACGTTAATGAAGAGCAGTAATGTTTCAGCGAAACTGCATGAATTACTGGGAAACTAA